The segment CCTAGATCATCCCAATCTTACCATATAGCAGGATAGTTAAGAACGTCTTTATTTTCCCCTAAATGCACATTTTGgctattttacatttagtttCCAATCATTTGGAAAGCAAATCATTTTCATGAAATAGTAAAATGACTCACTTTTAACATGTTCTATTGTAACTGCCTTAGTTCACAAATTGTACCTACATTTCACAAAGGGAGTAGCCACTttaatgggccagtggtggcctagcagggaaGGAAGCCATCTCGTAGCTGTAAGGttgcatgttcaaatcccaaacagtcaagataccgtccccacacactgctcccgggccgcatgtcatggctgctcactaagggtgattggttaaatgaagaggacacattttggtgtgtgcaaCCATTACATTTCATATTATAAATTAATAACAGTACAGACTAACAGAGTAGGAGGAAAACCAACATATTAAATAGGTGTTAGGCTGAGTCAACAGAAAGAAGCACTGGCACTGCCCAGACAGGGTAGATAGGGTCCAAAGCCATAGGCACGGCTGCCAACTCTCATGCAATGGCCGTGAGACACATGCATCTGGCTGTCTTCACACGTTGTCACGCCATACCTTCGATTTCTCACGctgaaaatctattttatcTGATCTAGCTGCCTATTGCGTCGGGCCAAACACCACGGCTGAACAGGCAGCGTGTTCCCTCCTCTATGGTAGGTGGCATGGCTAATAATGCTGCACTAGTCAGCAGCTGAAGAAGCAGGATCAATTGCCAGCTTAGAAGAAAAGGAGGGAGAAAAACATGTCCGAGGTGTTGAAAATTAGTATTCCAAACAGATGCAGGCCAATAGGTGGCGTAAATATTTTCTCAAAACAATTAAGAAAAAAGTTCCTTAATTGTTATAGCCTAATCTGAGAATGTTCTGGGGTCTCAAGTGTCACACATTGAGCATGAGttactctttttactcttttctCACACACTCCCGCCACACATTGTATTTGCCTATGAAACAAAATTATCTCACTAATATACCTATGAACAAGCGCATCTTCACTGGGGTCCTAGAGCCTACCGGCCAATCAAAAAAAGGATCGGCCCAACACAGTCAGAAAATAGCAGCATTGTATCTGGGTGAAACTCAACACAACCAATGAATTATTCTGCTGTTGTAACGAAATCTATTGAAAATTTCTTTGACCCAATCCATAGTAGCTCAGAGtatcacttcaagcacagagtaacGCATCTTAATCTTACAATGttatggtagggtggtagtggccaagtgggtaacactcgcatatgaaccagaagacacaggttcaaatcccacttactaccatcgggtccctgagcaagacacttaaccctaagttgctccagggtgactgtccctgtaactactgattgtaagtcgctctggataagggcatctgataaatgccgtaaatgtaaatgttacaacaATTTCACATTGTGGAATGTTATACTCACCTATCTTCAAAGCTTGGGATACTTGAATATTTATGCAATGTCAAGAGCTGTGTAACGATACTAGACATGTTCAATTTGACTTTGAAATTTTATtagcctatttttttttttaatattgaaacaatgtttctgaatattttgagTCTACAATTTCCCTGTAAATAATTTGCATATGTGCAATGtggatatttttaaatgctattaAATTCACAGTAAAAGATTCAAGGACCAAAATTGCACATTATATTATTCAGCATGCTCAAATTCAGAATCATGATCATCTGGCAAACTAAGCATAAGGGATCGATTAGCAATCCCCTAACCCCCAAACCCTGCCTTGCTCCTGACACTGTTAGGGTCTTAGCAATGATATGTTGTGGAAAATTATTCTGAAATAGTTTCATGATTtgtagattcttttttttttttatgggattgtagtggcctagtggtttagACACTTACCAGTCAAAggcacaaaccccacttactataaTTGAGttcctgaccaagacacttaaccctgagtttctctagggggactgtccctgtcactaccgattgtaagttgctctagataaaTACTCTTCCAgcagtttctttcttttattaagTTCCTTTTGGAGCTTTTGATTGCCCCTTTGCTGGTAAAATGAATCAATCAAACATGGGATTATGAGATGTGCAAATCATTGAACAAAATCTGACCCAGTAACAAAATGCCATTGACAAGCACTGCCACACTGCTCTGTTTTAATATCACCAAAAGTAGTGATTAGTCACTTTCACGTTAGTGTGTTTCTACCACCATGTGACTGTACGCACATGGGGGTAACAATATGCAGAGGTTTCTATTACATTATCATTAATTCTATCAAGATTCTAAAATGCTTCTCAGATTAAGAACTTGATATTCCTAAAATGTCTTCAACCCTCTTTCTGGATGGACAAAagactttaaaaataataaaaccataatTGGCTctcataataattttttatttcaaccttTCACGTTAAACgtaacaaaacaaacacaaaagaaaaatatatctAATCAAACTACATGGTAACATGTCGagttcttgattttttttcttccatgcTCTACTTGTAGAATTAGAAGGTCAGACAAGAGAGAGAACTGAAAGAAAGAGGGAAGGGTTGCTGTCAAGTCCAAAAAAAGGAGGTCCcagcatgtgtgtgaatgtgcgtCTAGGCGTCATAGTTGGGGTTCTTGCGCAGTATGACAAAGCCCTCAAGGATTGGTGTAACAGGCAGGTACTCCTCAGTTGCCAACTCTGCCCGCTCCCCATGTGCCAGCAGCACtggggtggtgtgtgtctggAAGCCTGTAATAGCTTTAGGCTTCCCAGCCTGGCCAACCACGTCAACCGCCTATTAAAGAGGGAAACCGTGAGACTGAAATGCATGCAGAATCATACGCACAATTAactataataatgaaaataaacatgtgtTTAGGATATTAAACTGCTGGGGTGTAATCCAGTTCAGCATCAGCTCAAGTTAGGCATGTATGCAGGAACACGCATACCTGTCCAACTCTGACAGACACTGGAAGTGGGCGGAGCTCCTCATCAAATGTGACCAGCATCCTGGGCTGCATTGCTGCCACCAAACCATAGAGCACATAGTGGGACTTGCCCAGAATTACtttaaagagaaagaaaaagagtaTAAAACGTATCTGAAACAGTCCACCAATCACCCTGATCTGAGGAGCTGTACATTAGCTGTACAGATAAccaggaaagtaaaaaaaaaagtagcaccGGGCATACAGAGATGTTTCCAATGCAACGTATGAAAATGCTGACTCACTGTTTTTGACGTCAAGGAATGAAACAAGAACTGTAAGAAGTCCAGCCACTGCAACCTGGCTCATCAGCTGCCTGTCACTATGATACGGGCACAGGGTAAGTGTACCTTTTCCCAGGTGAGTGAGGCCCTGGAAGAGAGAAATACTAGCATAAAACAAATGGCCCCAAATGATGCGTTGCGTTTTGATCTTACACACGCATAGAACACACCTGAGCAAGTCGGACCATAAAAAGGTTGTTGGGATCTTTAGCATGGTACTGCGCAAGCTGCCTCAACATGGCCGCCAGCCGGGCATTGTTGGTGCCTGGAGGATGagtccacaaaaacacacatacacacgcacacaattaTGCATGGTGAGAAAAGAACCAAATAAGAACAGCCAGTCACAGAAGGTTTATTATTCAACCCTGTAACACTAAGTCAGTGCCATTGTCCActcaccactgcccaccatgCCCATGGCAAAGATTGAATTATGGGACACCTCTGCATCTGCATCATGGGAGAACTTGCTTAGTGTGTCCAGGATGTTGAGGCGTGGATTTGAGACTGAGATCAGAGCCAGAGCCAGTGGCACCGCACGTCTGAGAGTGGGTTCACCATAACGCaactagaaacacacacacagtgacaatgatttttaaaaaaagagaacaagtgTGAATAAGGGAGGTTCCTTATTGAGTGACTGACCAGGTGACCAAATGTTCTGAGTGCCATCTCTGAGCCAATTTCCTCTCCCATAGCAATGAGTGCAATCCCCAATACTGCCACTCCCTACAGGGGACACCAGAGagaattaattattttcagcagACATGTGATGGGAATGCTCTGCTTGCCATCCCCACACCTAATATTAATGGGTACACCAGTTCTGTGTACCGAGATTTAGACATATGGCTGCATTTCACTGCAAAGctttaaatgaaatacatttcaaatatgtTTGAAGCGCATAGCCACCTGGTGGGATCCCATATCCGATGcactctccttcttctccttgtctttcttctcttttttctctttgtcatCTTCCTTTTCTTTAGTGTCATAATGCTCACTACAGATGTGCAGCAACTGCTGGACCTTCAACACGTTACCAGAGCCttggagagacagacagagagatagaaCTAGAAGGTTCCTTCCACTGGTGTTTAAATTTGAAAGCGGGTCTTCACGGCATTATGAGATTTTCACCTGCATAAGCACAAATGTCCACCAGTGTGTTGGCAAAGCTGCGGAATGGTTCAGGGACCACCTGCAGTGCTGCCAGCGTTGTGTCAATAGCCTCTCCTTTACCTGTAACACATGCACAAGTATGCACAATCAGCCTCACCATCCAGACAAACATATTccacttaaatgttttttttgctcagaaTTTGGTAGGACATTTTGTCCATCCTACCACCATTTAGACACTGTCCCCTCTACTGGTCACTATACTTTTCTGTTCTGtgcaaaaacagaacagaaaaaacagaCAGGCAGTATGGAAACAGCATGTATGTCTCACCTAAGTGGTTGAGGCCAAGCCCCAGGGGTAGCCAGCGAGCGTATGTGTCTTTCAACTCCTGTTCACTCTTCTCCATGATTGTCTGGACTATTGTAGAGGTGACATCACCATTACACGAACCGACAGCAATCATACCACATGCCAGAGCAGTCACACCCGCCACCTACAGAGACAAGGCACACATATGCAGCAGGAAAAGATTAGATTACATGGTCAGCCCAGACACTGGGGATGGACATTACAGTGTATTTGTTGGTGCCGGTCCCCGGTTAATGAGTAGGGTTGCACCAGGAAGGGTAtcataaaaatgtgaacaaacaGACTGTCTGAAcagctgtggcgacccctaatgaAAGCAGacaaaggaggaggaagaagaaaaagtatCTGGCTATGATGAATTTGACATCTATGTGTTCGGTCAGAACAGACACAGGACGTAAACAAAATATAGCAAATATATAGTAACAACtgcatttatttgaacaaatgAGTTATTTGTCACAGTATTCATGCTGACTATATATGAGAATGCAGGGAAAGGTAGTAAAATTAACTGGACCTTATAAGAGAAGCAGCAATAATGTGCTGTGCAAAAGGCTCAGCTTGGAAATGAGCCCTTGGAAAGTATTTAAAAGGCAGATAAATATATTCCAAAGTCAATTAGACCACCACTTTAAATATAGACCGTCTGACACACAGTTACACCCATAGTCATATATCAACAGCACTGTAAGTCAATGTCACCACCACATTGTGGATGGCttgtctgagaaaaaaagtattGAAATTAAGCAGACAAGCAAGATTCCTAATTTTTTCATGGCTTGGAGCTGTGCTAACCGCTAGCAGTCGGTCAGGGGTGCACAATTATATCTGTGCTGAGCTTAccaaaattataattatgtaaACATTAACACCCAAAAAGATAATCAAAACATTGTATAATCCTTTATGCTATAGAGACTAGAGTTGTAAATCTTGGCCTATCATTTTagacttttaatatttaaaacctATCCTTTCCACAGGATAGGTCACTGCTTGGTAaaagttttgcatgttgtaaattcattttatgaaaagttagtttagtttttttcattaaatgttaatttgattatagtgagagagatgcaaaaatggatgctgaggaggtgaaacagcTAGCCTTGCATTTTAAATCTGCCCATTTATCATGGCCCGACTTTTCAAAAACTGTACATTACAAGAGCTCATGTGCTCATGGCCATATGGAAATGGAGCAGTAAACATTGAATGGTTGACTGTCTTTgtttaaatgcaccacacagcataCTGGGCACATACTAACTTTGTAAAgatgattacagctctaatatagactctaTGTAGCCTGCAGTCtaaaacaaaagtgaaagtgaagtgattgcaattgtgaaacactgcagcacagcacacggtgtacacaatgaaatgtgtcttctgcttttagccaatcacccttggtgagcagtgggcagccatgacaatgtgcagtgtgtgcgaatggtgctttgctcagtggctccttggcagatTATGTAttgaaacagcaaccttcttattatggggccgcttccttaaccactaggtcccCACTAAGAACAAAAAGCTACAAATGCTAATTTTTtggcaaataaaagtttgtaatgaatcattttattcttttaatgtgtgtatactaggggtgttaaaattaatcgtataatcgatgcatcgagatgcagacatggacgattgtgcatcgatgcagtgcaaaacataatcaataatatcatgatgacgtcgaattcaatttcagcctgatctgggaacagcgccACTGCGGGTAGGAGTTTTACTCTGCACGTATTTTCAAGTgaccaatttggacattacacaTACCAAATATTagtgcttttatgtaatacaaaatgaaataatacaaggtactcggttcctctgcttggtggagatgtcgatctgcatcaggaccggggcagacgattaactccgcccacaacatagtgccgtgtgcatttaaaggagatcTACCAGTATATATAACTGTTACAGGGTGAGTGCGGACAtaagtttttctgctctggagcaaatcagagcatCCACACAGGcatacgagaccttaactctggtatttggaaacatcatgtgaccatgtagaaaatggctgggatgcattgcgatgcatcgatatcgaggtactgctaatcgtaatcgaatcgaatcgagagtccagtgaaggttcacacctctagtgtaTACGGGAAGGAATTGGGGTGCCAAAGTGTCATTTCAGGAGACTAGAGTTATTAGAGTTATGTTCACTCTTAGAGTTATTAAGAGTGAACATTCATATGCATTTGGTGACAAAATAAATGACCAATATCGTTTACTATGTACACTACTGTTTTTGATCAACTTTTTTCCTGACAATATTACACAAAACACATCAAACTGTTCAAAAACACTGTCCAGACATTGAGACAATGACAATGGCACCTTGAATAGACAgttattaaatttaaaatgttacatatttGCATGTGTAGAAAACATGTAGTAAGCCCCATTATCAGAAACAATTAGGTCTTGATTTCCAAAAGAATGTTGTATTCACCAATACAAGTTTGTCATGGATTCATTATACATATTTAGTTTTTCCTTAAAAACAAGAACAGGACCCTACATTTTTGAACAGTGGTATATACGGTCATCCATGGGTTCTTAAAAGGTAGATAACACAATGAATGTGAAGCCTAGTAATTCTTTGTCTATTGTCACACTGACCTCCATGCTGGATTTAGAGTCTCCCataacaggcagcagcaaagaGAGGACGTCTTCCCGATTGGAGCCAGCATACGCCAACCCCAGCctagatacacacacagaaaaatgagCCCAGCCTCAGAGGTGTAGCAGTAAAAGGTTGACAGTCAAGGTGCTCACCCAAATATGGCGCCGATCCGCATGACATTGCTGTTATGCAGAACGTAGTCCGAGAGTAGGGCAAGGGCAGGGTCACACTCATTCCTAACCCCAGAATTCACGATTCCACACGCCAGCAATGCTCCAGACTACAGATTATGGATGAAGGAAAATGGGTTAAACTAAAATCTGGGTCATGTTTATTCAGCAGACGTGCTGGGTCCATCTCACCTTAATATAGTCCTCAGACGAGTAGAGATATTTGTCAATCTGAGTTAGACCCCCATCCACATCCCACAGCAAGATCATACCCAAGGATGCGGCGGCACTCAGCATACCTACAACACACAGCTCAATTGACAAATGCCACTCAGTAATGGCTACAACATACAGTGGGTCTATTTGAGGTATTTTCTGCCTCTCACCATGGTCCTTGTTCTTGTACAGCCATTTGTTTCCATCCTCTGTGAGGAGTTTGTCCTGACCAAACGCGGCATTAACAAAGCCATTCACAAACGAGGAAGCAAGATTCATACGTGCAGAGTCAACCTGAGATCCACTGCCCCCAAACCCTGAGTTAGAAAGAATTTTCAAATAATAAGGACAGTAAAACAATGatcacaaatgaaaatgtgggCATATAAAACATACTGTTGTTCTCCAGATGGGTTTTATAAATGTCATCTGGAACTTTAGGCTCCATAATGTCCAA is part of the Denticeps clupeoides chromosome 19, fDenClu1.1, whole genome shotgun sequence genome and harbors:
- the psmd2 gene encoding 26S proteasome non-ATPase regulatory subunit 2, coding for MEDQKNKEKKQSEKIEEKGAQPVGKEKEKKEEQELSEEDKQLQEELELLVERLSETDSSLHRPALEELRRQIRSSTTSMTSVPKPLKFLRPHYSKLKEIYEGMPQGENKRFCADVVSVLAMTMSGERECLKFRLLGSQEELASWGHEYVRHLAGEVAKEWQEVEEGDKAQQECLLQLVKEIVPYNMAHNAEHEACDLLMEIERLNMLELYIDENAYAKVCLYLTSCVSYVPEPENSALLKCALNIFRKFNRHPEALRLALMLNDVELVENIFTSCKDIVIQKQMAFMLGRHGMFLELNEEVEEYEDLTEIMSNVQLNSNFLALARELDIMEPKVPDDIYKTHLENNRFGGSGSQVDSARMNLASSFVNGFVNAAFGQDKLLTEDGNKWLYKNKDHGMLSAAASLGMILLWDVDGGLTQIDKYLYSSEDYIKSGALLACGIVNSGVRNECDPALALLSDYVLHNSNVMRIGAIFGLGLAYAGSNREDVLSLLLPVMGDSKSSMEVAGVTALACGMIAVGSCNGDVTSTIVQTIMEKSEQELKDTYARWLPLGLGLNHLGKGEAIDTTLAALQVVPEPFRSFANTLVDICAYAGSGNVLKVQQLLHICSEHYDTKEKEDDKEKKEKKDKEKKESASDMGSHQGVAVLGIALIAMGEEIGSEMALRTFGHLLRYGEPTLRRAVPLALALISVSNPRLNILDTLSKFSHDADAEVSHNSIFAMGMVGSGTNNARLAAMLRQLAQYHAKDPNNLFMVRLAQGLTHLGKGTLTLCPYHSDRQLMSQVAVAGLLTVLVSFLDVKNIILGKSHYVLYGLVAAMQPRMLVTFDEELRPLPVSVRVGQAVDVVGQAGKPKAITGFQTHTTPVLLAHGERAELATEEYLPVTPILEGFVILRKNPNYDA